One Campylobacterota bacterium DNA segment encodes these proteins:
- a CDS encoding serine hydrolase encodes MMSRYFFLITIFFTFSLNAQIDKDEMDRLKVDALIVKDLKSDAMVYSKEAFKEVKPASLTKIMTAILALEQGYLYRPVVITSEMVRVEPTKAGYREGEMVILEDLVKAAMIESDNDAAMAIAVAVGGSVEKFVEMMNAKASLLGMNNTLFTNPCGYDIGNHHSTPIDLLRLAEYAIQNPRFNEITRMNRHEYAELISGRPFVAKTHNHLLNRYEYAVGVKTGYTSKAGPCLIARAQKDGKDCLIIMLNAKENRWSLARQIFEKLFVRPEDQPSDKV; translated from the coding sequence ATGATGAGCCGATATTTTTTCCTGATAACGATATTTTTTACCTTTTCCCTCAACGCCCAGATCGACAAAGACGAAATGGACAGACTCAAAGTCGACGCGCTGATCGTCAAAGACCTCAAATCCGATGCGATGGTCTATTCCAAAGAAGCGTTCAAAGAAGTCAAGCCCGCCAGCCTGACCAAAATCATGACGGCGATCCTGGCGCTGGAGCAGGGGTATCTGTACCGCCCGGTGGTGATTACCTCCGAAATGGTTCGGGTCGAACCGACCAAAGCGGGATACAGGGAAGGGGAGATGGTCATCCTTGAAGATCTCGTAAAGGCGGCCATGATCGAGTCGGACAACGACGCCGCGATGGCGATCGCGGTCGCCGTAGGCGGAAGCGTGGAGAAATTCGTCGAAATGATGAACGCCAAAGCCTCACTGCTGGGGATGAACAATACCCTGTTCACCAACCCCTGCGGCTACGACATCGGCAACCACCACTCCACCCCGATCGATCTTCTCAGACTTGCCGAATACGCGATTCAAAATCCCCGGTTTAACGAAATCACGCGGATGAACCGCCACGAATACGCCGAGCTTATTTCAGGCCGCCCCTTTGTCGCCAAGACCCACAACCATCTTCTGAACCGTTACGAATACGCCGTGGGGGTTAAAACGGGTTACACTTCCAAAGCGGGCCCCTGTCTGATCGCCCGTGCCCAAAAAGACGGAAAAGACTGTCTGATTATCATGCTCAATGCCAAAGAAAACCGCTGGAGCCTCGCCCGCCAGATTTTCGAAAAGCTCTTTGTGCGTCCAGAGGATCAACCTTCCGACAAAGTATAG
- a CDS encoding TrkH family potassium uptake protein: MRRVQGIYAPKWVSDTVLSAIRQLPNKGFPIHTRELKLIVYSFIGLILFGTLLLLMPFSHNGELRFIDALFTSTSAVCVTGLIVKDTPVDFTPIGQTVIMLLIQIGGLGYMTAVTFLAVVRRQKIGYRDRLILQESLNYPGMDGLVRFLKIVFGSIFIIEVIGMAVLTLRFWADMPLEKAAWYGVFHAVSAFNNAGFSLFSDNMMGYRGDWIINLTVPALIILGGLGYLVLTELYHFRKKEILRLSTHTKIVLVMTAILIAAGMGLLLSLEWNNAFQSLSWDEKLLAAWFASVNYRTAGFNSIDLSTLSDANLFFSTFFMMIGGAPGGTAGGIKITAVALALIGVWYTLRGDTHVHVFRRSIPSYQIHKAYAIIFVASFYVVVSTVLLSEVERLPFLRTLFEACSAFGTVGLSTGNGGVLSYSALFSDAGKLNIILLMFMGRIGVFAFTVVIVGKAVESRIKYAEGKVVL; encoded by the coding sequence ATGCGGCGCGTCCAGGGTATATACGCACCGAAATGGGTGTCGGATACCGTTTTATCTGCGATACGACAACTCCCGAATAAAGGATTTCCCATACATACCCGCGAATTAAAACTGATCGTCTACAGCTTCATCGGCCTGATCCTTTTTGGAACTTTGCTGCTTTTGATGCCCTTTTCCCATAACGGCGAACTTCGCTTTATCGATGCCCTCTTTACCTCTACTTCCGCGGTATGTGTGACGGGGTTGATCGTCAAAGATACTCCCGTCGATTTTACACCCATTGGGCAGACCGTCATCATGCTTCTGATCCAGATCGGGGGGCTTGGGTATATGACCGCCGTGACCTTTCTGGCCGTAGTGCGCCGCCAAAAAATCGGCTATCGGGACCGCCTGATCCTGCAAGAATCGCTCAATTATCCGGGAATGGACGGTTTGGTACGGTTTTTGAAGATCGTTTTCGGATCGATTTTTATCATCGAAGTGATCGGGATGGCCGTCCTGACCCTGCGGTTCTGGGCGGACATGCCGCTTGAGAAGGCGGCTTGGTACGGGGTGTTTCATGCCGTTTCGGCCTTCAATAATGCCGGATTTTCTCTTTTCAGCGATAACATGATGGGATACCGGGGCGACTGGATCATCAATCTCACCGTGCCTGCACTGATCATTTTGGGAGGGCTGGGATATCTGGTTTTGACCGAGCTTTACCATTTCCGAAAAAAAGAGATTTTGCGCCTTTCCACCCATACCAAAATCGTCCTGGTAATGACGGCGATTTTGATCGCAGCAGGTATGGGACTGTTGCTCTCGCTGGAATGGAACAATGCGTTTCAATCGCTTTCATGGGATGAGAAATTGCTTGCCGCGTGGTTTGCGTCGGTCAACTACCGCACAGCCGGTTTCAACAGCATCGACCTCTCGACGCTGAGTGACGCCAACCTGTTTTTTTCGACGTTTTTCATGATGATCGGAGGGGCTCCGGGCGGTACGGCGGGGGGGATCAAAATCACCGCCGTCGCATTGGCGTTGATCGGTGTTTGGTATACGCTTCGGGGAGATACCCACGTCCATGTTTTCCGTCGTTCCATCCCGTCGTACCAGATCCACAAAGCCTATGCGATCATTTTCGTCGCTTCGTTTTACGTCGTCGTATCGACCGTATTGCTGAGCGAAGTTGAGAGGCTTCCGTTTTTGCGGACACTGTTTGAGGCGTGTTCGGCGTTTGGAACCGTGGGACTCTCAACGGGGAACGGAGGGGTGCTCAGCTACAGCGCGCTGTTCAGCGACGCGGGCAAGCTCAATATCATTTTGTTGATGTTTATGGGACGGATCGGGGTGTTTGCCTTTACGGTCGTTATCGTCGGAAAAGCGGTGGAAAGCCGCATCAAATACGCAGAAGGAAAGGTAGTACTATGA
- a CDS encoding ATP-binding protein, with product MTTFVFPYRHYVVALVLLFVISVTSALFGAVMGLTNIALLYLLPVLVIALRGDMKATTIVTAITVVVFDLLNVPPLFSFSVHDLVHAWSFILFFLVGYTITYQAKRIQANAIKEMFLDTLSHDLKTPLSSLLGNVSLLLKDHPVDSQTRRALLLQINDSGQRINRLASNLLDSARLKDGNGVLRPEWCDFEDIIGVALQEFRYHPNQHRIEVVIDPDTALFWGDCALLVRLMVNLMDNALKYTEEGKRIRITVATDRKTITLLFFNESSPIKKSDLKNLFERFYRIDDRADVGGSGIGLSICRDIAAVHGGTIDARNCTGGVCFEIRLPIRKASDHPIGEAL from the coding sequence ATGACAACATTCGTTTTTCCCTATCGCCATTACGTCGTCGCGTTGGTACTTTTATTCGTGATAAGCGTCACGAGTGCACTGTTCGGCGCCGTTATGGGACTTACCAATATCGCGCTGCTCTATCTTTTGCCGGTTCTCGTCATTGCGTTGCGCGGAGACATGAAAGCGACGACAATTGTGACGGCGATTACCGTCGTGGTTTTCGACCTGCTGAACGTTCCGCCGCTGTTTAGCTTTAGCGTGCACGATTTGGTCCACGCGTGGAGCTTCATCCTTTTTTTCCTGGTCGGATACACGATTACCTATCAGGCCAAGCGGATCCAGGCCAATGCAATCAAAGAGATGTTTCTTGATACCTTGTCGCACGATTTGAAGACTCCGCTTTCCTCACTTCTGGGGAATGTTTCCTTGCTGCTCAAAGACCATCCGGTCGATTCGCAGACACGACGTGCTTTATTGCTGCAGATCAACGATTCCGGACAGCGGATCAACCGTCTGGCATCGAACCTTCTCGATAGCGCACGGCTCAAAGACGGAAACGGGGTACTGCGACCCGAATGGTGCGATTTCGAAGACATTATCGGTGTCGCGTTGCAAGAATTCCGGTATCACCCCAACCAACATCGTATCGAGGTGGTGATTGATCCCGACACGGCGCTGTTTTGGGGCGATTGCGCGCTGCTGGTACGTCTGATGGTCAATCTGATGGACAATGCGCTCAAATATACCGAAGAGGGGAAGCGGATCCGGATTACGGTAGCGACGGATCGGAAAACGATCACGCTCCTCTTTTTCAATGAATCCTCCCCCATCAAAAAAAGCGATTTGAAAAACCTGTTTGAGCGGTTCTATCGTATCGATGACCGTGCCGATGTCGGCGGAAGCGGTATAGGGCTGTCGATTTGCCGCGATATTGCCGCAGTGCACGGCGGAACAATCGACGCGCGTAATTGTACGGGCGGAGTCTGTTTCGAAATCCGCCTCCCCATCCGCAAAGCATCGGACCATCCCATCGGAGAAGCATTATGA
- a CDS encoding response regulator transcription factor, translating into MKVQELVLIIEDDEAIARMLSLSLRQQGYKTLMATDMQSAHRAFRANRPDLILLDLGLPDGDGKTMIRTIRTQAAVPIIVISARHEEKEVIASLDAGADDYVFKPFSLDELAARMRSAQRRFQGLSPSVNIISCGDIILDIAERSARKSGEYLKLTPTEYNLLKYFMLHLNQVLPYARILKEVWGVGYQNEMQYLRTYINSLRKKIETDAARPGYIRTEMGVGYRFICDTTTPE; encoded by the coding sequence ATGAAGGTTCAGGAACTGGTTCTGATCATCGAAGACGATGAAGCGATCGCCCGTATGCTGAGCCTGTCGCTTCGTCAGCAGGGATATAAAACGCTGATGGCCACGGATATGCAAAGTGCCCACCGTGCCTTTCGTGCGAACCGTCCCGATTTGATATTGCTGGATCTGGGGCTTCCCGACGGTGACGGCAAAACGATGATCCGGACCATACGTACCCAAGCGGCGGTCCCCATTATCGTCATATCGGCACGTCATGAGGAAAAAGAGGTGATCGCTTCACTGGATGCCGGAGCGGACGATTATGTGTTCAAACCCTTTTCGCTGGATGAACTTGCCGCGCGTATGCGCTCCGCGCAGCGCCGTTTTCAAGGGTTGTCACCTTCTGTCAACATCATCAGTTGCGGGGATATCATCCTCGACATCGCCGAACGCAGTGCCCGAAAAAGCGGCGAATATCTTAAACTGACGCCGACGGAATACAATCTGCTAAAATATTTCATGCTCCATCTCAATCAGGTCCTTCCGTACGCGCGTATACTCAAAGAAGTATGGGGTGTCGGGTATCAAAACGAGATGCAGTATCTGCGGACGTATATCAACTCCCTGCGCAAAAAAATCGAAACGGATGCGGCGCGTCCAGGGTATATACGCACCGAAATGGGTGTCGGATACCGTTTTATCTGCGATACGACAACTCCCGAATAA
- a CDS encoding TrkA family potassium uptake protein produces MNNYAVIGLGKFGFHVAKGLAQQGLSVIAVDQDEEQIREINEFVQDAIVLDSTDIRALREAGIGNADVAVVSIGENIEASILTVMALKELGVETVVAKAITAVHGQILSKLGAAKVIYPEMESAKKIVKKMVKNMHYETIDLSITMKIAKLTVPSFWVGTSVLSPVFENEYEVKPIAYKHGGIWYTSFEQDDVLEKGDILVVLGNTAHIEALSKKI; encoded by the coding sequence ATGAATAATTATGCGGTCATCGGATTGGGAAAATTCGGATTTCATGTTGCCAAAGGGTTAGCCCAGCAGGGGCTGAGTGTTATTGCCGTCGATCAGGACGAAGAACAGATCCGGGAGATCAACGAATTCGTGCAGGATGCGATCGTGCTCGATTCGACCGATATCCGCGCATTGCGCGAAGCGGGAATCGGCAACGCCGACGTCGCGGTGGTGAGCATCGGCGAGAACATCGAAGCGAGCATCCTGACCGTCATGGCGCTCAAAGAACTGGGCGTTGAAACGGTCGTGGCCAAGGCGATCACGGCAGTACACGGGCAGATCCTATCCAAGCTCGGCGCGGCCAAAGTAATCTATCCCGAGATGGAATCGGCCAAGAAGATCGTCAAAAAAATGGTCAAAAACATGCATTACGAAACGATCGATCTCTCCATTACGATGAAGATCGCCAAACTGACCGTCCCTTCGTTTTGGGTCGGCACGTCGGTATTGTCGCCCGTTTTCGAAAACGAGTACGAAGTGAAACCCATCGCCTACAAACACGGCGGGATATGGTATACCTCCTTTGAACAAGACGACGTTCTGGAAAAAGGGGACATCCTCGTCGTCCTCGGCAACACCGCCCACATCGAGGCGTTGAGTAAAAAAATATAA
- a CDS encoding diguanylate cyclase, producing MTLMHNMTITRRTVLWLVAISAVWFTVLAFVVLQVRERVRHDGLTEIRNVLQHKTEAIGRYVASQKTSLDNLGYIIDFESRHHAIFSRSFWKDPPAEWNAVVSDFAKQNGFYDIFIISVQGDILYSVKEESDLHTNLFNGPYRDSELSTVFKNALSNVLPYISDFRYYPPSRDYAAFMAKPILKEGKVIGVAAVQMDNRAIHAVINDYRELGKTGEVIASVYRSGEWIAMAPPRHGGYQAYGPMHEPSCFPADEVRKGEKGEKYALNQKGSSVAVAWDYIEELRWIVAVTINEQELLNGWYKLMTSLMVIFFNGVFLIGFMVVMAFRSFSGPIQELTNKAKQLSEGDYDIDLNASKYDYEWQILVEGFKQMSFEIKHKIAQLNELNQSLEERIRVKAQTLQEYIDIVDKYVITSRTDKYGNITYVSEAFCRVSGYSKEELIGKNHRIVRHPDMSPELFEQLWTTIAAGRVWKGEIKNRRADGNHYWVDTTITPTVENGEIVGYTAVRHDITDKKMIEEMAVTDPMTGLYNRRHYVKTIQKELNRAKRNRYTLALMMIDVDNFKLYNDTYGHQEGDEVLSRIAAILKMYTSRGGECAFRLGGEEFAILVGSMEEAEYYDLAERIRRDIESLRIVHEKNPPSRYVTISVGIALRTADSAVGCEELYKHADAQLYRSKELGRNRVSMETV from the coding sequence ATGACTCTGATGCACAACATGACGATCACCCGGCGTACCGTATTGTGGCTGGTGGCGATATCGGCCGTATGGTTTACCGTTTTGGCGTTCGTCGTCCTTCAGGTCCGCGAGAGGGTCCGTCACGACGGCCTCACCGAAATCCGCAACGTCCTTCAACACAAAACCGAAGCGATCGGGCGTTACGTCGCCTCGCAGAAAACCTCTCTGGACAATCTGGGCTACATCATCGACTTCGAATCGCGCCACCACGCGATCTTCAGCCGTTCCTTCTGGAAAGACCCTCCGGCCGAATGGAATGCCGTCGTTTCGGATTTCGCCAAACAAAACGGCTTTTACGATATATTTATCATCTCGGTGCAGGGTGATATCCTCTACAGCGTCAAAGAAGAGAGCGATCTGCATACCAACCTCTTCAACGGCCCCTACCGCGACAGCGAACTCTCCACGGTGTTTAAAAACGCCCTGAGCAATGTTCTTCCTTACATTTCCGATTTCCGTTATTATCCTCCCAGCCGCGATTATGCCGCGTTTATGGCCAAACCCATTCTCAAAGAGGGAAAAGTGATCGGCGTGGCGGCGGTGCAAATGGATAACCGTGCCATCCATGCGGTGATCAACGATTACCGCGAACTCGGCAAAACGGGGGAAGTGATCGCATCGGTATACCGTAGCGGAGAATGGATCGCCATGGCTCCGCCCCGACACGGCGGATACCAGGCCTATGGCCCCATGCACGAACCTTCGTGTTTTCCCGCCGATGAAGTGAGAAAAGGGGAAAAAGGGGAAAAATACGCCCTCAACCAAAAAGGCTCCAGCGTCGCCGTGGCGTGGGATTACATCGAAGAACTGCGGTGGATCGTCGCGGTCACGATCAACGAACAAGAACTCCTGAACGGCTGGTATAAGCTGATGACGTCGCTGATGGTCATTTTTTTCAACGGCGTGTTTCTGATCGGTTTCATGGTGGTGATGGCGTTCCGTTCGTTCTCCGGGCCGATCCAGGAATTGACCAACAAGGCCAAACAGCTTAGTGAAGGGGATTACGATATCGATCTCAACGCCTCGAAATACGATTACGAATGGCAGATCCTCGTGGAGGGGTTCAAACAGATGTCGTTTGAAATCAAGCACAAGATCGCGCAGCTCAACGAACTCAACCAAAGCCTCGAAGAACGGATCCGTGTGAAAGCGCAAACCCTGCAGGAATACATCGACATCGTCGACAAATACGTCATCACCTCGCGCACCGACAAATATGGCAATATCACCTACGTTTCCGAAGCGTTCTGCAGGGTAAGCGGTTATTCAAAAGAGGAACTGATCGGCAAAAATCACCGTATCGTGCGCCATCCCGATATGTCCCCCGAACTGTTCGAACAGCTTTGGACGACCATCGCGGCGGGCAGGGTCTGGAAAGGGGAGATCAAAAACCGCAGGGCCGACGGGAACCACTACTGGGTCGACACGACCATTACCCCCACCGTCGAGAACGGCGAGATTGTGGGCTATACGGCCGTGCGGCATGACATTACGGACAAAAAAATGATCGAAGAGATGGCGGTGACCGACCCGATGACGGGGCTTTACAACCGCCGCCATTACGTCAAAACGATCCAAAAAGAGCTCAATCGGGCCAAACGCAACCGTTACACCCTCGCACTGATGATGATCGACGTGGACAACTTCAAGCTTTACAACGATACCTACGGACACCAGGAAGGCGATGAAGTCCTGAGCCGTATCGCCGCGATCCTGAAAATGTATACCTCGCGGGGCGGAGAGTGCGCGTTCCGCCTCGGGGGCGAAGAGTTTGCGATTCTCGTCGGCAGTATGGAAGAGGCCGAATACTACGATCTCGCCGAGCGGATACGCAGGGATATCGAGTCATTGCGGATCGTCCATGAAAAAAATCCTCCCTCCCGGTACGTCACGATTTCGGTCGGAATCGCCCTGCGCACCGCCGATTCGGCGGTCGGTTGCGAAGAGCTGTACAAACATGCCGACGCGCAGCTGTACCGTTCAAAAGAGCTGGGACGTAACCGGGTGTCGATGGAAACGGTCTAG